One window of Wenzhouxiangella sp. XN24 genomic DNA carries:
- a CDS encoding GNAT family N-acetyltransferase: MPHIVNILEHPGGLEPALDYIHRQWGNQDNHAFYLDCARHSSAGPKGLPRFYVLMEEMEIIGCCALLVSDFLSRQDLWPWLGCLYVEPAWRGRRLSGALMAHARAEASRAGYRELFLSTTHDGLYEKFGWSRMDDGYNSDGDRFRIYRIATSVGL, translated from the coding sequence ATGCCCCACATCGTCAATATCCTCGAACATCCCGGCGGACTCGAGCCGGCCTTGGATTACATCCATCGCCAATGGGGTAACCAGGACAATCATGCCTTCTACCTCGACTGCGCCCGGCATTCTTCCGCCGGGCCGAAGGGTCTGCCTCGCTTTTATGTCCTCATGGAAGAAATGGAAATCATCGGCTGTTGCGCACTGCTGGTAAGTGACTTCCTCAGTCGCCAGGACCTTTGGCCGTGGCTGGGTTGCTTGTATGTCGAGCCGGCGTGGCGCGGGCGACGGCTGAGCGGGGCGCTGATGGCGCATGCGAGGGCCGAGGCGAGCCGCGCGGGCTACCGTGAGCTGTTCCTGAGCACCACCCATGACGGACTGTACGAGAAATTCGGCTGGAGCCGGATGGACGATGGGTATAACAGCGATGGCGATCGCTTCCGTATTTACCGGATCGCCACCTCTGTCGGGTTGTAG
- a CDS encoding DNA-binding transcriptional regulator — MHETALGLHGAGLISKRRMGEFEALCHLDVHEMPPRKIKNLRENAHVSQAVFAAVLNTSVSTVQKWEAGDKKPSGPSLKLLNLIERKGLEAVI; from the coding sequence ATGCATGAGACGGCACTCGGCCTGCACGGTGCGGGCCTGATCAGCAAGCGTCGCATGGGCGAGTTCGAGGCGCTGTGCCATCTCGACGTGCACGAAATGCCGCCGCGGAAGATCAAAAACCTGCGGGAGAACGCCCACGTAAGCCAGGCCGTGTTTGCCGCCGTGCTGAACACAAGTGTCTCGACGGTGCAGAAGTGGGAAGCGGGTGACAAGAAACCGAGCGGGCCTTCCCTGAAGCTGTTGAACCTGATCGAGCGGAAGGGTCTCGAGGCGGTGATCTAA